From Medicago truncatula cultivar Jemalong A17 chromosome 7, MtrunA17r5.0-ANR, whole genome shotgun sequence, a single genomic window includes:
- the LOC11432938 gene encoding V-type proton ATPase subunit G1, whose protein sequence is MASNSGQGGIQQLLAAEQEAQHIVNAAKNEKYARLKQAKEEAEKEITKHRAHLENQFQNKVTASSGDSGANVKRLEQETDTKIHQLKTEASRISGDVVSTLLKYVTTVKN, encoded by the exons ATGGCATCCAACAGTGGTCAAGGTGGAATTCAACAATTGTTGGCTGCAGAACAAGAAGCACAACATATTGTGAATGCTGCGAAAAATG AAAAATATGCTAGGCTGAAACAAGCCAAAGAAGAGGCTGAAAAAGAGATCACCAAACATCGAGCTCATTTGGAAAATCAGTTCCAAAACAAAGTAACAGCG AGCAGTGGAGATTCTGGTGCTAATGTCAAGCGACTTGAGCAAGAGACTGATACAAAGATCCATCAGCTGAAGACTGAGGCTAGTAGAATTTCGGGGGATGTTGTCAGCACACTTCTCAAGTATGTAACAACCGTGAAGAACTAG